A window of Ranitomeya variabilis isolate aRanVar5 chromosome 2, aRanVar5.hap1, whole genome shotgun sequence contains these coding sequences:
- the FOSL1 gene encoding fos-related antigen 1, which yields MRQRRSVSQCERDRATIHFQTMYRDFSGTFPLQDLGCSRGSHSPSDPGTTQVFGMGHSMRATPPEEQQQKYPIHTSSGPFIPTINAITSSQDLNWMVQPSVRPLTLPPYHSPRHGVIRSMGGALSMGRRRQGDHMSQEEEERRRVRRERNKIAAAKCRNRRKELTDYLQAETDKLEDEKSSLQKEIAELQKQKDKLELILDAHQPICKVPRNHLPAQHSDSYKLLKEEPHEESSRGPKVKLPRIELSSTVLEPEALHTPTLMKTPSITPFTPNLVFTYPGPQESCSTAHRRLSSSSSGGDQSPSSLSSSSLLTL from the exons ATGAGGCAGCGTAGATCCGTGAGTCAGTGCGAGCGTGACAGAGCGACAATTCACTTCCAGACAATGTACAGAGACTTTTCTGGGACTTTCCCTCTCCAGGATTTAGGGTGCAGCAGGGGCAGCCACAGTCCCAGTGACCCCGGGACTACACAAGTGTTCGGGATGGGTCACAGCATGAGAGCGACACCTCCggaggagcagcagcag AAATATCCCATCCATACGTCGTCTGGTCCTTTCATCCCAACAATAAATGCAATAACTTCAAGCCAAGACCTTAACTGGATGGTACAACCAAGCGTCAGACCACTTACCCTACCACCCTACCATAGTCCGCGCCATGGGGTCATCAGAAGCATGGGCGGAGCATTAAGCATGGGACGAAGAAGGCAAGGTGACCAT ATGTcacaagaagaagaagaaaggCGAAGAGTGCGGAGAGAGAGGAATAAGATCGCTGCTGCCAAATGCAGGAACAGGCGCAAGGAGCTGACGGATTACCTACAGGCG GAGACCGATAAACTAGAAGATGAGAAGTCATCTTTACAAAAGGAGATAGCCGAACTGCAGAAACAAAAAGACAAGCTGGAACTGATCCTGGATGCCCACCAACCTATCTGCAAGGTGCCTCGAAATCACCTACCGGCCCAACATTCAGACTCTTACAAGCTCCTCAAGGAAGAGCCACATGAAGAATCGTCAAGAGGTCCCAAGGTGAAGCTCCCGAGAATTGAGCTCAGCAGCACGGTTCTGGAACCAGAAGCTCTTCACACTCCGACATTGATGAAAACTCCTTCCATCACACCCTTTACGCCAAATCTAGTCTTCACCTATCCCGGACCTCAGGAGTCCTGTTCCACGGCCCACCGCAGGCTCAGTAGCAGCAGTAGTGGTGGCGACCAGAGTCCAAGCTCCCTCAGCTCATCCTCATTATTGACTCTTTAA
- the CCDC85B gene encoding coiled-coil domain-containing protein 85B, protein MNEECGLLGRDISKVTDEEMLSHSKEELVRKLREEEAEKMAALIQRGRLIKEVNRQLQGHLTEIRELKQVNHRLQEENRELKDLCCFLDDDRLKSKKLASEWQLFGYHAAKVLREDLGGYLKKLSELERRQDELVRENSCLSEVFLALEEDGASIRHHASPVASSELSLLPCGPRDLGDGSSSTGSVGSPDQLHVVCSPDD, encoded by the coding sequence ATGAATGAGGAATGTGGTCTACTGGGACGGGACATTTCTAAGGTGACAGATGAAGAAATGCTATCTCACAGCAAAGAGGAACTGGTGCGGAAACTGAGGGAAGAGGAAGCCGAAAAAATGGCTGCCCTTATCCAAAGAGGTCGTCTTATCAAGGAGGTCAACCGCCAGCTACAAGGCCACTTAACTGAGATTCGAGAGCTAAAACAAGTCAATCATCGTCTTCAAGAAGAGAACAGAGAGTTGAAGGACCTTTGCTGCTTTTTGGATGACGACAGATTGAAAAGCAAGAAGCTGGCTAGCGAATGGCAACTCTTTGGTTACCATGCAGCTAAAGTGTTACGAGAAGACTTGGGTGGGTATCTGAAAAAACTTTCAGAGCTTGAGAGACGTCAGGATGAGCTCGTTCGGGAAAACTCATGCCTTTCGGAAGTGTTTTTGGCTCTGGAGGAAGATGGGGCTTCCATAAGGCATCATGCTAGCCCTGTGGCTTCATCGGAGCTAAGCCTTTTACCTTGTGGACCACGAGACTTGGGAGATGGGAGCTCCAGTACTGGGAGTGTAGGGAGTCCAGATCAACTCCACGTGGTTTGTTCACCCGATGACTGA